In Choloepus didactylus isolate mChoDid1 chromosome 6, mChoDid1.pri, whole genome shotgun sequence, one DNA window encodes the following:
- the FADS1 gene encoding acyl-CoA (8-3)-desaturase isoform X1 has translation MAPDPEAAETPGPRYFTWDEVARRSGREKERWLVIDRKVYNISEFNRRHPGGSRVISHYAGQDATDPFVAFHINKGLVRKYMNSLLIGELSPEQPSFEPTKNKELTDEFRELRATVERMGLMKANHVFFLLYLLHILLLDVAAWLTLWVFGTSLVPFLLCAVLLSTVQAQAGWLQHDFGHLSVFGTSAWNHLLHHFVIGHLKGAPASWWNHLHFQHHAKPNCFRKDPDINMHPFFFALGKILSVELGKKKKKYMPYNHQHKYFFLIGPPALLPLYFQWYIFYFVIQRKKWVDLAWMITFYARIFLTYVPLLGLKGALGLFFIVRFLESNWFVWVTQMNHIPMHIDYDQNVDWVSTQLQATCNVHKSAFNDWFSGHLNFQIEHHLFPTMPRHNYHKVAPLVQSLCAKHGIEYQSKPLLSAFADIVHSLKESGQLWLDAYLHQ, from the exons ATGGCCCCCGACCCGGAGGCCGCCGAGACGCCCGGCCCGCGCTACTTCACCTGGGACGAGGTGGCGCGGCGCTCCGGGCGCGAGAAGGAGCGGTGGCTGGTGATTGACCGCAAGGTGTACAACATCAGCGAGTTCAACCGCCGGCACCCGGGGGGCTCCCGGGTCATCAGCCACTATGCGGGGCAGGATGCCACG GATCCCTTTGTGGCATTCCACATCAACAAGGGCCTCGTGAGAAAGTATATGAACTCCCTCCTGATTGGAGAACTATCTCCGGAGCAGCCCAGCTTTGAGCCCACCAAGAAT AAGGAGCTGACCGATGAGTTCCGGGAGCTGCGGGCCACGGTGGAGCGGATGGGGCTCATGAAGGCCAACCACGTCTTCTTCCTGCTGTACCTGCTGCACATCCTGCTGCTGGATGTTGCTGCCTGGCTCACTCTCTGGGTCTTTGGGACATCCCTTGTGCCTTTTCTCCTCTGTGCAGTGCTGCTCAGCACAGTTCAG gcccAGGCTGGCTGGCTGCAGCATGACTTTGGGCACCTGTCCGTCTTCGGCACCTCTGCATGGAACCACCTGCTACATCATTTTGTAATTGGCCATCTGAAG GGGGCCCCTGCCAGCTGGTGGAACCACTTGCACTTCCAGCACCATGCCAAGCCCAACTGCTTCCGCAAAGACCCAGATATCAACATGCATCCCTTCTTCTTTGCCTTGGGGAAGATCCTCTCTGTGGAG cttggaaaaaagaagaaaaagtacatGCCATACAACCACCAGCACAAATACTTCTTTCTGA TTGGGCCCCCAGCCTTGCTGCCTCTCTACTTCCAGtggtatattttctattttgttatcCAGCGCAAGAAATGGGTG GACTTGGCCTGGATGATCACCTTCTACGCCCGCATCTTCCTCACTTATGTGCCACTGTTGGGACTGAAAGGCGCCCTGGGTCTTTTCTTCATAGTCAG GTTCCTGGAAAGCAACTGGTTTGTGTGGGTGACACAGATGAACCACATCCCCATGCACATTGATTATGACCAGAACGTGGACTGGGTCTCCACCCAG CTCCAGGCAACATGCAATGTCCACAAGTCTGCCTTCAATGACTGGTTCAGCGGACACCTCAACTTCCAGATCGAGCACCA CCTTTTCCCCACCATGCCTCGACATAATTACCACAAAGTGGCTCCCCTGGTGCAGTCCCTGTGTGCCAAGCACGGCATAGAGTACCAGTCCAAGCCCCTGCTCTCAGCCTTCGCCGACATTGTCCA CTCACTGAAGGAGTCGGGGCAGCTCTGGCTAGATGCCTACCTTCACCAGTAA
- the FEN1 gene encoding flap endonuclease 1, producing the protein MREVGYEGAGTRTTFPKRLCTRAGHVTGARALEGREARGDPRRIEAGAWFKKVLGNVLVRHRAGCQVPAAEASRSKSQVPLLFVAMGIQGLAKLIADVAPSAIRENDIKSYFGRKVAIDASMSIYQFLIAVRQGGDVLQNEEGETTSHLMGMFYRTIRMMENGIKPVYVFDGKPPQLKSGELAKRSERRAEAEKQLQQAQAAGMEEEVEKFTKRLVKVTKQHNDECKQLLRLMGIPYLDAPSEAEASCAALVKAGKVYAAATEDMDCLTFGSPVLMRHLTASEAKKLPIQEFHLSRILQELGLTQEQFVDLCILLGSDYCESIRGIGPKRAVDLIQKHKSIEEIVRRLDPNKYPVPENWLHKEAHQLFLEPEVLDAESVELKWSEPNEEGLVTFMCGEKQFSEERIRNGVKRLSKSRQGSTQGRLDDFFKVTGSLSSAKRKEPEPKGSAKKKAKTGAAGKFKKGK; encoded by the exons ATGAGAGAAGTTGGCTATGAAGGGGCCGGCACCAGGACTACATTCCCCAAGAGGCTGTGCACGAGGGCTGGTCACGTGACGGGAGCGCGGGCTTTGGAAGGCCGCGAAGCTAGAGGCGACCCGCGGCGAATCGAGGCGGGCGCGTGGTTTAAGAAAGTTCTGGGCAACGTCCTCGTTCGACACCGGGCCGGGTGCCAGGTGCCAGCTGCCGAGGCCTCGCGCTCCAAATCCCAG GTGCCCCTCCTCTTTGTTGCCATGGGAATTCAAGGCCTGGCCAAACTGATTGCCGACGTGGCCCCCAGTGCGATCCGGGAGAATGACATCAAGAGCTACTTTGGCCGCAAGGTGGCCATTGATGCCTCTATGAGCATTTATCAGTTCCTGATTGCTGTGCGCCAGGGCGGGGATGTGCTGCAGAACGAGGAGGGTGAGACCACCAGCCACTTGATGGGCATGTTCTACCGTACCATCCGCATGATGGAGAACGGCATCAAGCCTGTGTATGTCTTCGATGGCAAGCCGCCACAGCTCAAGTCGGGTGAGCTGGCGAAACGCAGTGAGCGGCGGGCTGAGGCGGAGAAACAGCTGCAGCAGGCTCAGGCAGCTgggatggaggaggaggtggaaaaGTTCACCAAGCGGCTGGTGAAGGTCACCAAGCAGCACAATGATGAGTGCAAGCAGCTGCTGCGCCTCATGGGCATCCCATACCTGGATGCGCCCAGCGAGGCAGAGGCCAGCTGTGCTGCCCTGGTGAAGGCTGGCAAGGTCTATGCTGCAGCCACCGAGGATATGGACTGCCTGACCTTCGGCAGCCCTGTGCTGATGCGGCATCTGACTGCCAGCGAGGCCAAAAAGCTGCCCATCCAGGAATTCCACCTGAGCCGGATTCTGCAGGAGCTGGGCTTGACCCAGGAGCAGTTTGTGGATCTGTGCATCCTGCTGGGCAGCGACTACTGTGAGAGCATCCGTGGAATTGGGCCCAAGCGGGCCGTGGACCTCATCCAGAAGCACAAGAGCATCGAGGAGATCGTGCGGCGGCTTGACCCCAACAAGTACCCTGTGCCAGAAAATTGGCTCCACAAGGAGGCCCATCAGCTCTTCCTGGAGCCCGAGGTGCTGGATGCAGAGTCTGTGGAGCTGAAGTGGAGTGAGCCAAACGAAGAAGGTCTGGTCACCTTTATGTGTGGTGAGAAGCAGTTCTCCGAAGAGCGAATCCGCAATGGGGTGAAACGGCTGAGCAAGAGCCGCCAGGGCAGCACCCAGGGCCGCCTGGATGATTTCTTCAAGGTGACCGGCTCGCTCTCTTCAGCCAAGCGCAAGGAGCCAGAACCCAAGGGATCCGCAAAGAAGAAGGCAAAGACTGGGGCAGCAGGGAAGTTCAAAAAGGGGAAATGA
- the LOC119535815 gene encoding proline-rich receptor-like protein kinase PERK2 — protein MRPRTGPTALECKRLSAAASRWRPPWQDSGTPGFSLTQAFPPSARPSHSPLSACSSWFSPVGTAPLHLPPTCLHPAQRFPRQRALGGFPSQPLSENNPLSCSPFRGEPASSVQKRPRAPSPPPRQVVTPSPCTDSSFPGVLHPLSSLLLRLGPRPRSLGATGGMPQQPFVCVCTLLASISTPQTSVFGASLPPLRSRTRRTPNHPGNANAPAPPGSFSQLVFGRGCQTSCLQRTQPPAAATRPAPSRPRSPWHPAPHSG, from the coding sequence ATGCGGCCCCGTACAGGGCCCACCGCCCTGGAGTGCAAACGGCTGTCCGCTGCGGCAAGTAGATGGAGACCTCCCTGGCAGGATTCAGGGACTCCGGGTTTCTCGCTAACGCAGGCGTTCCCACCTTCAGCACGCCCCTCCCATTCCCCTCTTAGCGCCTGCAGCAGCTGGTTCTCTCCAGTCGGCACCGCCCCCCTCCACCTCCCGCCCACCTGTCTTCACCCCGCGCAGAGGTTCCCAAGGCAACGGGCGCTCGGTGGCTTCCCATCTCAGCCCTTGTCCGAGAACAATCCCCTCTCCTGCTCCCCCTTCCGAGGGGAGCCCGCAAGCTCCGTCCAGAAGCGGCCGCGCGCCCCCTCCCCGCCACCGAGGCAGGTCGTAACTCCCTCTCCCTGCACTGACTCCTCCTTCCCCGGCGTCCTgcatcctctctcctccctcctacTCCGGCTCGGGCCCCGACCACGCAGTCTGGGAGCCACCGGCGGAATGCCCCAACAGCCCTTTGTCTGTGTTTGCACGTTACTGGCCTCCATCTCCACTCCCCAGACTTCAGTTTTCGGAGCCAGCCTCCCGCCCTTACGTTCACGTACCCGCCGCACCCCCAACCACCCGGGCAACGCGAATGCTCCGGCGCCTCCCGGCTCTTTCTCCCAATTAGTGTTCGGCCGGGGATGCCAAACTTCCTGTCTCCAGCGGACGCAGCCTCCGGCCGCGGCGACCCGGCCCGCCCCCTCCCGGCCGCGCTCACCGTGGCATCCTGCCCCGCATAGTGGCTGA
- the FADS1 gene encoding acyl-CoA (8-3)-desaturase isoform X2 yields MAPDPEAAETPGPRYFTWDEVARRSGREKERWLVIDRKVYNISEFNRRHPGGSRVISHYAGQDATDPFVAFHINKGLVRKYMNSLLIGELSPEQPSFEPTKNELTDEFRELRATVERMGLMKANHVFFLLYLLHILLLDVAAWLTLWVFGTSLVPFLLCAVLLSTVQAQAGWLQHDFGHLSVFGTSAWNHLLHHFVIGHLKGAPASWWNHLHFQHHAKPNCFRKDPDINMHPFFFALGKILSVELGKKKKKYMPYNHQHKYFFLIGPPALLPLYFQWYIFYFVIQRKKWVDLAWMITFYARIFLTYVPLLGLKGALGLFFIVRFLESNWFVWVTQMNHIPMHIDYDQNVDWVSTQLQATCNVHKSAFNDWFSGHLNFQIEHHLFPTMPRHNYHKVAPLVQSLCAKHGIEYQSKPLLSAFADIVHSLKESGQLWLDAYLHQ; encoded by the exons ATGGCCCCCGACCCGGAGGCCGCCGAGACGCCCGGCCCGCGCTACTTCACCTGGGACGAGGTGGCGCGGCGCTCCGGGCGCGAGAAGGAGCGGTGGCTGGTGATTGACCGCAAGGTGTACAACATCAGCGAGTTCAACCGCCGGCACCCGGGGGGCTCCCGGGTCATCAGCCACTATGCGGGGCAGGATGCCACG GATCCCTTTGTGGCATTCCACATCAACAAGGGCCTCGTGAGAAAGTATATGAACTCCCTCCTGATTGGAGAACTATCTCCGGAGCAGCCCAGCTTTGAGCCCACCAAGAAT GAGCTGACCGATGAGTTCCGGGAGCTGCGGGCCACGGTGGAGCGGATGGGGCTCATGAAGGCCAACCACGTCTTCTTCCTGCTGTACCTGCTGCACATCCTGCTGCTGGATGTTGCTGCCTGGCTCACTCTCTGGGTCTTTGGGACATCCCTTGTGCCTTTTCTCCTCTGTGCAGTGCTGCTCAGCACAGTTCAG gcccAGGCTGGCTGGCTGCAGCATGACTTTGGGCACCTGTCCGTCTTCGGCACCTCTGCATGGAACCACCTGCTACATCATTTTGTAATTGGCCATCTGAAG GGGGCCCCTGCCAGCTGGTGGAACCACTTGCACTTCCAGCACCATGCCAAGCCCAACTGCTTCCGCAAAGACCCAGATATCAACATGCATCCCTTCTTCTTTGCCTTGGGGAAGATCCTCTCTGTGGAG cttggaaaaaagaagaaaaagtacatGCCATACAACCACCAGCACAAATACTTCTTTCTGA TTGGGCCCCCAGCCTTGCTGCCTCTCTACTTCCAGtggtatattttctattttgttatcCAGCGCAAGAAATGGGTG GACTTGGCCTGGATGATCACCTTCTACGCCCGCATCTTCCTCACTTATGTGCCACTGTTGGGACTGAAAGGCGCCCTGGGTCTTTTCTTCATAGTCAG GTTCCTGGAAAGCAACTGGTTTGTGTGGGTGACACAGATGAACCACATCCCCATGCACATTGATTATGACCAGAACGTGGACTGGGTCTCCACCCAG CTCCAGGCAACATGCAATGTCCACAAGTCTGCCTTCAATGACTGGTTCAGCGGACACCTCAACTTCCAGATCGAGCACCA CCTTTTCCCCACCATGCCTCGACATAATTACCACAAAGTGGCTCCCCTGGTGCAGTCCCTGTGTGCCAAGCACGGCATAGAGTACCAGTCCAAGCCCCTGCTCTCAGCCTTCGCCGACATTGTCCA CTCACTGAAGGAGTCGGGGCAGCTCTGGCTAGATGCCTACCTTCACCAGTAA
- the FADS1 gene encoding acyl-CoA (8-3)-desaturase isoform X3 — MNSLLIGELSPEQPSFEPTKNKELTDEFRELRATVERMGLMKANHVFFLLYLLHILLLDVAAWLTLWVFGTSLVPFLLCAVLLSTVQAQAGWLQHDFGHLSVFGTSAWNHLLHHFVIGHLKGAPASWWNHLHFQHHAKPNCFRKDPDINMHPFFFALGKILSVELGKKKKKYMPYNHQHKYFFLIGPPALLPLYFQWYIFYFVIQRKKWVDLAWMITFYARIFLTYVPLLGLKGALGLFFIVRFLESNWFVWVTQMNHIPMHIDYDQNVDWVSTQLQATCNVHKSAFNDWFSGHLNFQIEHHLFPTMPRHNYHKVAPLVQSLCAKHGIEYQSKPLLSAFADIVHSLKESGQLWLDAYLHQ; from the exons ATGAACTCCCTCCTGATTGGAGAACTATCTCCGGAGCAGCCCAGCTTTGAGCCCACCAAGAAT AAGGAGCTGACCGATGAGTTCCGGGAGCTGCGGGCCACGGTGGAGCGGATGGGGCTCATGAAGGCCAACCACGTCTTCTTCCTGCTGTACCTGCTGCACATCCTGCTGCTGGATGTTGCTGCCTGGCTCACTCTCTGGGTCTTTGGGACATCCCTTGTGCCTTTTCTCCTCTGTGCAGTGCTGCTCAGCACAGTTCAG gcccAGGCTGGCTGGCTGCAGCATGACTTTGGGCACCTGTCCGTCTTCGGCACCTCTGCATGGAACCACCTGCTACATCATTTTGTAATTGGCCATCTGAAG GGGGCCCCTGCCAGCTGGTGGAACCACTTGCACTTCCAGCACCATGCCAAGCCCAACTGCTTCCGCAAAGACCCAGATATCAACATGCATCCCTTCTTCTTTGCCTTGGGGAAGATCCTCTCTGTGGAG cttggaaaaaagaagaaaaagtacatGCCATACAACCACCAGCACAAATACTTCTTTCTGA TTGGGCCCCCAGCCTTGCTGCCTCTCTACTTCCAGtggtatattttctattttgttatcCAGCGCAAGAAATGGGTG GACTTGGCCTGGATGATCACCTTCTACGCCCGCATCTTCCTCACTTATGTGCCACTGTTGGGACTGAAAGGCGCCCTGGGTCTTTTCTTCATAGTCAG GTTCCTGGAAAGCAACTGGTTTGTGTGGGTGACACAGATGAACCACATCCCCATGCACATTGATTATGACCAGAACGTGGACTGGGTCTCCACCCAG CTCCAGGCAACATGCAATGTCCACAAGTCTGCCTTCAATGACTGGTTCAGCGGACACCTCAACTTCCAGATCGAGCACCA CCTTTTCCCCACCATGCCTCGACATAATTACCACAAAGTGGCTCCCCTGGTGCAGTCCCTGTGTGCCAAGCACGGCATAGAGTACCAGTCCAAGCCCCTGCTCTCAGCCTTCGCCGACATTGTCCA CTCACTGAAGGAGTCGGGGCAGCTCTGGCTAGATGCCTACCTTCACCAGTAA